One stretch of Timaviella obliquedivisa GSE-PSE-MK23-08B DNA includes these proteins:
- a CDS encoding ATP-dependent Clp protease proteolytic subunit, whose protein sequence is MPIGVPQVPYRLPGSSYEQWIDIYQRLSLERIIFLSREVDDNIANAIVASMLYLDSEDPTKPIRLYINSPGGSVTAGMAIYDTMQHIKSEVVTICVGLAASMGAFLLTAGAKGKRVALPHARIMIHQPLGGTGRQQASDIEIEARQILRVRSELNMLMAQHTGKSVEQIQKDTDRDYFLSAEEAMNYGLIDRVITEHTA, encoded by the coding sequence ATGCCTATTGGAGTCCCCCAAGTTCCTTATCGTCTCCCCGGTAGCTCCTATGAGCAATGGATCGATATCTATCAGCGGCTTAGCCTGGAGCGCATTATTTTTCTCAGCCGGGAAGTAGACGACAACATTGCCAATGCGATCGTTGCCTCCATGCTCTACCTCGATTCTGAAGACCCCACCAAGCCAATCCGGTTGTATATCAACTCTCCCGGTGGCTCGGTCACGGCAGGCATGGCGATTTACGACACCATGCAGCATATCAAGTCTGAAGTGGTGACCATTTGCGTCGGTCTGGCGGCTTCTATGGGTGCATTTTTGCTGACTGCTGGCGCTAAAGGCAAGCGTGTAGCGCTACCCCACGCCCGGATTATGATTCACCAACCTTTGGGTGGCACCGGACGGCAGCAAGCCTCAGATATTGAAATTGAGGCGCGGCAGATTTTGCGAGTGCGCAGCGAGTTAAATATGTTAATGGCGCAGCACACAGGCAAATCTGTTGAGCAAATTCAGAAAGATACCGATCGCGATTACTTCCTATCTGCTGAAGAAGCCATGAATTACGGCTTAATCGATCGCGTCATTACTGAGCATACTGCTTAA
- a CDS encoding ATP-dependent Clp protease proteolytic subunit — protein MRVPYRIPGSNQTQWVDLYTRLAFERIIFLNEAIDDNVANSVVALMLYLESEDQTKPISLYINSSGDQMMAGMASSLSAGMAIYDTMQLIKSPIHTICLGQAVGSAAMLLSSGVKGFRASLPHAEIVLNPSFNRTRGQATDIQIYAKRVLEDKHTLLNLLSKNTGQSVEKIAKDLDRTFYLTPHQAQEYGLIDRVVESTKHLRPVAAALT, from the coding sequence CCCATACCGAATTCCAGGTAGCAACCAAACCCAGTGGGTTGATTTGTACACCCGCTTGGCGTTTGAACGCATCATTTTCTTGAATGAAGCGATCGATGATAACGTCGCTAACTCTGTGGTGGCGTTGATGCTATATCTGGAGTCTGAAGATCAGACAAAGCCCATTAGCCTTTACATCAACTCCTCTGGCGACCAGATGATGGCAGGGATGGCGAGTAGTTTGTCGGCAGGCATGGCGATTTACGACACCATGCAGTTGATTAAGTCACCCATTCACACGATTTGTCTGGGTCAAGCAGTCGGTAGTGCAGCAATGTTGCTTTCCTCCGGCGTTAAAGGATTTCGCGCCAGTCTTCCCCATGCCGAGATTGTGTTAAACCCTTCTTTCAACCGTACCAGAGGGCAGGCAACTGACATTCAAATCTATGCTAAGCGGGTTTTAGAAGATAAACATACCCTCTTGAATTTGCTCTCGAAAAACACTGGGCAATCTGTCGAAAAAATTGCCAAAGATCTCGATCGCACCTTCTACCTCACCCCGCATCAAGCCCAGGAATACGGCTTAATCGATCGCGTAGTAGAAAGCACGAAGCATCTTAGACCCGTGGCGGCGGCTCTGACTTAA
- a CDS encoding DnaJ domain-containing protein, whose amino-acid sequence MDLADCYRLLGLRTGASYEAIKASYRRLARQYHPDANPQDPDRAKDKFIKLTDAYKHLISVVPPAPAVSPRAKPKPAAPEIKVTVSQTVATPSPQVDPPSKPQPSRKSPPVEFNPDLSLTDRQLKENSYEQLQNFLREQRFPRAIALVEGLAQRMPHDSEVRQWQAITYQRFGRYLIGQKEGDKARVYLKKALRTDPHNKSLWYEVDREFRRLEQVEIY is encoded by the coding sequence ATGGATCTTGCCGACTGTTACCGACTTTTAGGGTTGAGGACTGGCGCTTCTTACGAGGCAATCAAGGCTTCTTATCGTCGGTTAGCACGGCAGTATCACCCCGATGCCAATCCTCAAGACCCCGATCGAGCGAAGGATAAGTTTATTAAGCTTACCGATGCTTACAAACATTTGATTAGTGTTGTGCCTCCTGCGCCTGCTGTGTCGCCAAGAGCAAAACCTAAGCCTGCTGCTCCAGAAATTAAAGTAACAGTGTCTCAAACGGTTGCTACACCCTCGCCTCAGGTAGATCCTCCATCCAAACCGCAACCTTCTCGGAAATCGCCTCCCGTTGAGTTCAATCCAGACCTATCGCTAACCGATCGCCAGCTTAAGGAAAACTCTTACGAGCAATTGCAGAACTTCTTGCGCGAACAAAGATTCCCACGGGCGATCGCGCTAGTCGAAGGCTTAGCCCAGCGAATGCCCCACGATAGCGAGGTGCGGCAGTGGCAAGCCATTACTTATCAACGCTTTGGGCGATATTTAATTGGACAGAAGGAAGGCGATAAGGCGAGAGTCTATCTTAAAAAGGCTTTGCGAACTGATCCTCACAACAAGTCGCTGTGGTACGAGGTAGACCGCGAGTTTCGCCGCCTAGAGCAAGTAGAAATCTATTGA